TTATGATGCCCTGTCATTTAAGTGTTTATAAACACAatactttaaatgtaatataacgATCAAATACATTATGAAACTCGCATCTAATGAAGTGTTATGCATGTGTTTGTGTTCAAAGATTGAACTCAAAGGCATGAACaaatggaaaacattttgatagttGTTTGCTGTCAAAGTGTTCAATTGGAGAATACAAcacaatttatcaaattaaaaattgtaTGTGTGGATTATGAAAAGTGTATAAAAAAACACCGTTTCGTGGGgttcaaaaatcaataaaaaaaactttaaaacagcATTCTAAAAAATAGGGATATCCTGACAGggaaaacacttaaaaaaatacttgaagTCAATCGGACAGGGCCAAGAGAGATTGGCTGGATTGTAGGTTAGTTGGGCTATATTATAAACCAAAAAGGTAAAGGATGTTGTACGGGATGTATGTTCTAGATGTACGTGTTCATATATAGTCaatgatttatgtttgtaaGTAATTTCATGGCATCTTTTCAACATCTAATAAACACGTATatcttttaaacacaaaaagaaaGGGCCTAAGgaacattgtttatgttgtatatgtacACAAAACGTATCACTTATTCTCTTTCATATGCTAATGTTCATTTTCTCACGCGGCTTCGAATTGCTATAAGTAAAGCTAGCCATTGGTATAAGGCAGGATGTTGTTGCTGATTGCAGAGTGCTCCAGCGGGACACTGGATAATGAACAAATCCGTACAGTCCGCACTGGAGGAACTAGGCGGCGAAGCTTGTTTGGCGTCCGGAAGTTCAGGCATTGCAAAACGTTGTTCACGCAAGGGTAAGTCGCTACCTGTCACTAACCTGTGAGATTCACTCacattgtaattttaaatattgggATTCTAAGATTTCcctttgtatgtgtatgtatgctGCTTGCATGTACATGGTATTGGCAGTAAGGGGTTCAGCTGGGAATAAGATTTTACATACCGAATGAATTAACCAGAAATGCCTTTTTCATAACTCATAACAATAGTCAACTCTTTGCATGGTTATGAGTATATTTAGCTACCATTGCACACAATAATTGACTATTAATGTACATAGAGATTGAGGAAATCAAGTgtgtttattaaaattcaaatgtacAGAACTGGTGTTACATGATGTACGGACTAGAGTGGCTCCAGTCATGTTGATATTTCACCCAGTCTTTATAACTATGAAagaaataacttgtttccataTCGCTTTCCATTTTAGGCCCAATACTACttatgattatattttgatgattgtTAAATAGTATAATgacttaaattaatatattcatgattAAGtttttacttcaggtcatctaacagACTAAAATTACAACCTCACTGACACATTATCAACGCAAACTCTGATACACGGAGTGTTTATCGAGTGAGTGGTATAAGGTGGACCTTTGTCAAAAAGTGACATTCTTAATAAAAGCCATTTCATTGGAGGAAATGTAGGTATCGTTCTAAGTAATGATCTTGTCCTGTAGTACTGAAGACAAACAGTAGTGGCATTCTATAAATACAATGAGGGTATCTTTAcgataaaatgtttaaatgaaagaaaaatgaatttctgAAGAAGAAACAATGTGTGCAGTGAATCGGACGAACGATATATCTGTAAGATATGGCCATTTCTACGTTTAAAGTTGTTATCCTTACTAGTCTTCTTGCACATGTTACAGATTGGctcaaattgatatttgatgtgTTCAGCTATTTAttagaatattgaaaaactttaaagataaccaatcaatttattttataataagacTAAGGTTTAAGCATGCATTTATTGTAACCAAATGTTGATGGTACAAGAAAGTGTTCTTTGGTCGTTGTCCGGTTTAGGGCCACAAATGTCTATAACTTTTCAAGAACCACCTATCCCGATAAGTTTGTCTGTCCAGTGAGTGTGAATGAGGCCAGCTGGGAAGCGCACGTCTCCAAGTACTGGTTCCACACGAGACCAGACGGACACCTCTGGACGAAAGCGTTCCCTTGCAGGTCACACTGGATGAACTTGGTTGGATCGGGGTGCGAGAAGAACAGGGCCTGAGCGCTGATGGCCTGGGCGGTACACGGATTAGCGCCGTTCAAAAAACCTGCAAAAACGCAgtcattttgttctttaatacaaattgacataaactgttgatgttttgaatttaaCTGAAATGTATGTAAACGGGGCTATTAAAagcaaaatgatatttctataAAAGTTTGACGACCGCACCGCTTATTCTCCTTTATTTAGGATAACAAATCTGTCTTATCGGATAAAGACCTCTAAGAGTCCAATAacttatttccattttttcGTAAAACTTGGCTTCAGAAGCTACCTGTGACTGCAAGAAGATAACCAGGGTTCGCCACACCGCCTTGAAGTGTGTACACACACGATTGCCTGTTCTGGTCCCAGATGAGCTGGTCAGGGCAGGTGATCACGCGGGCAATACCGGCAGCGTCGCACTGGATGAATTGTTTGTTGCTATTCGCAACGGAGAAGAATATCCGGCCTGCTTGGAGGCTCTGAGCTGTGCATGGGCTCGGAATGCCGAGAGAGGCGATGTAGGTCGGCTGGGCTACAATCGCCTATAAAAGTAACGGAAACTGTAGCTGTTTTGGCCAGGTAATCTTTTATAAATGTCTTGTAAGTAATTTTAGTATATGTTCTTCACATtggaagaaaaacataaatCTATCAAGCACAAAAATCACACAATATAAAGGAAGCAAGCAAGTTCATAATGAGCAAATTTATATACGTTGTATTTGTACAAACCGTATGACTTCGTTCCCGAAAATGAATAACTATGATATAATGCATTGCACAAGTGTTCAAATTTTCTTGTGCTTCCTATTATTGTAGGAAGGAATTTAGCTTACCTTTGGAGAAATGCACGAGGATGTTGCCTGGTCGTAGAGCTCTCCAGTGGGACACTGGACAACGTACATTCGTTCGTACAGCCCGCATTGGAGAAACTTTGATGCGTCGCTCGGGTGGGGGAAATTCAGGGCCTGCAGAGCGTTGTTTACGCAAGGGTTGGTCGCAACCTGCCATTGGCCTGTGTGGTTCATGAATAGTAGTTGTATATATTAGTGATATTCTAAGATTTAAATTGAAACGTGTCAATATGTTGGTTGcacttttataatataatattagcAGTTAAGGGCTCAGTTGGGTAAATGATTGCAAATGCCAAAATTATATAAGTATACCAGAAATGCATTATTCGTGAAATGTAACCATACTCATTTTTTCCGAGCATGTAAAGATAATTCAGCTCCCATCGttcacatataataaaacaatgaacatacataattatggacGACATCCCTTTGGTGTATTACAATCCTATAATACAGTAATGTATACTTACAAGATGTGCGGGTGAGCGTTGATCCAGGCAGGACGATGCTTCGGTCCGCATGCTCTATTACAAGGAAAATGATTCAAATCAAACACTTgcatatattcataaataagtcAGATAAATCCAACACGGCAGGTCAATAAATTTTGGTACCGTTTTAATAAAAGATTGaattttaattcttttaaatGAACTTAATTTAAGACATCTGATTGTGTACAGTATGTTCTTACTGGATTAAATAGTGTTATACAGTGTGACTTCCACGTAAGTAAATCAGTCAAATGTTCTAAAGGCACACTGGTGAAAACCAAGCATCCACTAAGCGAGACACAGGACGCCACAAGATAACAGTGAAAGAAACAAATTAGAGTTATTCATCAAAATTAGGTTtacattgtaaatgtttatttgtttttcacaaTATCTCGATCTTACACGTTTTACAACAATTATCACAAAGCCCAATTTAAATATGTCAGCCGCATTGGAACTAGCACAGCTTCAAATAAAACTAACATATCAAACCTAATAACGATGTTAACCTAAATTAACTGTACATGCAACAACCAGATACAGACAACacaacgaaataaaaaaaataaagctgaACAACAGACGTATATTGTAAGATACACTAATACACGGACATCTATCATACACAACCGAAATACTagctataattatgtttatatgttttatactcTTACCCTGATCAGTGTCCGGCACGGTGGCAGCCTGCACAAGACCACACAAGACTCCTACACACGTGAGAAACAAGACAGAATTCATTCTGGAGAGGAAGAATTGGATCAAGATGTCCTGTTTTAAACAAGTGTAGCAGGCAGAACCGTACGCAGCTATTTTATACCTACCGTTAAGGAAGCAATGTTGATGAAGGTAAGGGTGGACTCACGATTGTTGTGgaaaccttttaaaattgtgccTTTGGTCATAGACATTTCCGTATTTCATTCCCAGCTTTGTTTACCTTGTCAAAACAAATGTCTGTCATTTCTGTTGGAAACGAGTTTGCTGAGTGAAAACCACAAAAGGTTGTATCCTTTtagttgttttaaatacaattaaccAAATCGTTTAATGGAAGTCCgctttttatttgattgttaaaacaaaggGTTTTTGCGGGTAGCAACaggttcaaaaacaaacaatataaaggCGTTAGTGGTTTTATCctgatatttaaaatgaatgactCAAACATTAACGGAACACCTCAGACATGTAAAttttgtacaatgcatttatgtCACGAAAAGGCTATTTGGAAATCACTTGATAACCAATTTCTTTAGggtttaatagttttattagGCATGTTTCAAGAACATCAGTgaacgaaaaacattttaaggcGATCAGGAGTAGACTTAGAATACTGACTTAATTTGTCAAACCTTCAACGAATCCTGCCATGGACTCCATGCCTCTTTTAAGACCAATTAAAAATCTTAACGAACTAAATACAATGTTTGCTTTTAATTAAGTAATTTTGCTTTATTCGGAAATAATGATACAGCCACCAGCCTTCTATACGCTGGattcaatttgtatatttttctttccTATAGCAGGAGCTCAAACTGGATATTATGTCGTATACACAGAAACACAGCTTGTTATCAACAGTTATAAACTTTTCTAATTTGGAAAATGGGCATTATAACCAAACACCTAACCTCTGAAAATAACTTCCTACAAATCAACggtatgttttatgtctttggcgtttacactGTGCAATTAAacaaggtttatgtttaaacttttggctataaagcttgtttctgaagcttttcatatacatatttgtattgaaatcatTTGATGCAAGTAGCAATATACCTGATACTTACTTGTATCAAATCGGACGTTTGACAGTTAATTGAACGTTATAAAACGCTTCACCCAACCAACGAGAAGTAAACACCTTACTTGCTTcttaaaaatatgttcttacAATTCATAAAGAGGTCATTCAAACAGAAAGGTAGTTCACTTATCAATCATATACTTGTCCATATTCTATTGAAATTATGTATACACAAAGCAATCACCCACGACTGTAGCTTACTTGTGGGCCATTTTAACAAGTATAGTTGTAAAAGGCATGAGCGCCAGTGTTAAGTACAATATTGCTAATGTGCAAGTCCGCGGAGAAATTCCGGACAAAAAAGTCTATTGAATAATCAAgcactattatttatttctaataagGTCTCGAGTACCACTGAAAataaatctttcttttttctttcgcTGGAAATAACAGTTTAATCGGCTTGGAGGTTCGGCTTATTGTAAGGATTCGATGAATTGCACTGTTACTCCATGTGCTTTCGCTAACCGAGCAAGTTACCAGATTGTTATATCCTGATTTTGAAGTTTCGAAATAAAGTCTGtgtttatacaaaggttcaataagaaattatatttccatttcatCAATCTCGACCCTGTCTGATGTATGTTTCTAGTGAAATTACATAGCGCCTCTGCACATTATGaacaataacattattgttttgttcgacatgttgcatttaataaagtaataaatgtttaaacgttcCTTAATCTTGAAGATTGAAAGAAAAGTTTGCTTTATTTGAACGGTTTTATTCCTTTTCTTTATTGATgaaaaatcttagaaaaaaaataattcctgaaaaaatgaaatgcaagGCGATTGCAATTTCAATgacatttgaaagaaaacagttaACGAGAtgtcaaaaatggtaaaacctACGGTTTGGTACAGCGTTTGCATTTGTCATGATGATATTCCTATTTGTCCTAAATAAGAGTTTTACAAGACTGTTATGACCAAAATAGGTCAGAAAATGCTGACATTAGATGATAAGAGTTTTATACTAATCCACAGTTTTCAATGCATAACAAGAGCGATATCTATTGTATAAACTGATTTTGAGTAATAGGACTTTGCTAAACTCTGAATGGATTCAGGAAATGGCTAGACAAATCTGACTTTCATATATGCACTGTAATCACATTGCTTTATGGGCCTATTATGCATTCTTGTACCGTACGATGCTTACAACGAAGAGGACATTCAGTTGTTTGTTCAAGTACTTCCGGACTATTATTGAACTTTTAATTGTTAGAGTCTATCCGTCAGAGTCGTTGTGTAATATATAAACTCATTATTACTTAATACATGATAATATAAGATGAACTGGTAAATATTCCGATACACATTAATAATAAGGTGTTCATGTTCTTTTAATGTTCCATATGGGACTCGGGTAAATGATCATTCAACGGTTTGAGTCGGACActtaatacaataatttcagtttcaattgtttttctgtataaaatTTCCTCTAaaggtattgattttgaatgtttgtCAAAAAATGAGCAGAAACACATAGCATTACACATGTTTTTTATctcttaaacattttatagaggcatactaaaaaaagaaattaattattattgaattttgAATGTTTGTACGAAACCTTATTCTAGGCTAGCCGCTTATACGTGTTTCTTCTGGTATAACTGTTGGCCAGGGAGTACAACTTGCACCTTGTACCCCCCCATGACTACTTAATACCACAGCTGATTTCTGTCTTCCTCGGCATCTTAGTTTGTAGACACACGCTTGTTTGAACAGTTGTCactgtttgtaaaattaaaaggtGGTTCACTTCTGTGTTATCATTACTTCACAGGAGTGTTTTGCTAATGCTTTCTTTTCATGaatctttggaaaaaaaataatgtgtggcgtcattttgttaaattatacagaaagtaaatataagtttgatgtttattgttgaaatgtatgttatatgGCAAAGAAATGGGTTAGAGGATTGCATGCATAATGTAATTTCCGTACATATGTcgaatactttttcaaaatgttagaaaataacTTTTCGTCAAATTATGTGTTTTGGTGGACAGTGACAGCGGAAATAATTTGCAAGAAAACTGACATACACATGCGTCATATAAGGCGTCTTAGTATGAGGGTGCACAAAATGGCTATTTCTCAATACATGTTGGTAACCTCACGCCCTCACGTTGTGTCCTGTtgatttcaagttttaaaaatattttactaggAGGTTAGGCGTTCCAGTGAATAACTATTTCTAATTTTACAGCTTTATCAGTTTGGGTTTACCTATTGCTCATTGGTAAACGTATGTATGGTgtatttttgcattgtttatcTGTATTTAAACGGATTTTATCTTGTTTCAAGGACGAATAACATCATTGGAGCATTTTATATGTCAGCAGTTCAGCTCtttgtgtttcttatttttatcaAGATCATATCACCATATACAAAGGTACGCTCTTCCGGGCGAATCACAGGCCCTATGGACCTGATAAAACATTACTTGTACTTCGGTCCTCATTCGCAACTTATGGCCTTGGTAGCTTTGTTGGAAcaatgcatctttaaaatataatgaaacattcaACTTAATACAACGATCTTAGCctagtatttgtttattgcaatgtatgtattatgatattcgggaatttttaaatgtaattttaagaaaatgtccCGTGGTGTATTCCGACTGGATTTTTCTTAACTCTTTAGGTCTTTTTGTATCAATCTGATACCTTTATTGACATTTTGCTACTTAATTTGAATAATGTCGAAACCTCACTTTTGCATACACTTTGGTACTAGCTTCTTAAAGATTGatttggcaacaaaacgttttcCAAAAGTGTTTTGAATAATGTGAAACTATATTTTTGCACAAAAGGTATAACAAAACGCATGTTTCGAGTCCcgattttttgaaataaaattgcatttgatTATCGTTTACTGCAGGATAACgtttttagaaaatgatatttcagaGTTTATAAACAAAGTAACTTTTATGTAATATAACGATCAAATGTATGATGAAACTCGCATCTGAAGTGTTATGCACGTGTTTGTGTTCAAAGATTGAACTTAAAAGCATGaataaatggaaaacattttgattagtTGTATGCTGTCAAATTGTTCGATTGGGGAATataacacaatttttaaattaaaaatcgTGTACGTGGATTTaaaaaactgtataaaaattgttttcttaaagaATCAAATTAAGACTTTATTGTTTCCAATAATAGCGAAATTACACCGTTTCTTGTGCTTCAAAAACCCATAAACACGTTAAAATAGCATTCTAAAAAAGGGGTTTCCTAACAAGGGAAACCCTTATAAAAAGAGTTCAAGCATCTTGTCAACATCTAATAAACACGTATATCTATCAAAAGGAAAGGgcataaagaaatattgtttatgttgtatatgtatacaaaacGTATGACTTATTCCTTTtcatatacattgtacaaatgtttattttctcgTGCGGTTTGGGTAAAGCTTGGAATTCGTGCAAGGCAGGATGTTGTTGCCTGATTGAAGAGTGCTCCAGCGGGACACTGGATGATGAACAAATCCATACAGTCCGCACTAGAGGCACTAGGCGGCGAAGCTCGTTTGGCGCCCGGAGGTTCAGGCCTTGCAAAGCGTTGTTCACGTAAGGGTAAGTCGCTACCTGCCACTGACCTGTGAGAGTCACTCACATGGTAACTTTAAACATTGGTATTATAAGATTTCCCTGTTAACGTGTATGTATGATGCTTGCATGCACATGGTTTTAGCAGTAACGGGTTCAGCTGGAAAAAAGACTTCAGATACCGAATGAATCAACCAGAAATGccttattcataacatataacattgtaaacatataatTGACTTTAAATGTACATAGAGATTGAggatattaattatgtttataatcacTCAATGCTACAGAAATGGTGTTACATGATGTACGGAAGAGAGTGGCCACAGGCATGTCGATATTTCACCTGGTGTCTTTATAACTATGAAAGAAATAGCTTGTTTCCATACCGCTTTCCATTTTAAGGTAAGTTAATAGAATTGCTAGTAACCAAATGATATACTTCTATTTaccaacaaaataaaacaaactcaaGCACCCGCTGCATTGCTGCCGATTATATACAGTAAATCGTTATCTTTCtagttaattaataatactTTTGCTGAACATGGAGTTTGgatgataattgccccagtgggAATACTAATTACCTGAGGGCTTTATCctcaataaaacatatgttttgtcatttgtcaatgatagTCAAATAATATCGTGcaacattatttgaaataaaaacagcaaacttTTTCTCACGTGTTGTCGGAATAAGACGGCAATAGTTCCTGTCTTCAATTATTTCTAGTTTTTACATCGTCTGATTTTGCCGTTCATTTCAGTATGTGAGCACAATGTTATTAAGTGTGTTCTCATCACGTCCTGCTTCACACAACGGCTTATTTACATCTCTCCGCACACAGGCAAATGACGTCAGCACTTGATGTTCACACAGGTCAAATAATGTACTCGCACCCACCCCCTGTTTCTTCTGTTTGTCTGAATAATACATATGTGTCTATGAAAAAGTTGAAATACTCGATGAGTTCTTACTCAATTTTTCAATGACCACGCAAAGGTGAAAAGCCCAATACTACtaatgattatattttgatGGTTGTTAAATAGTATAATGACTTAAAGTAGTATCTTCATGATTAAGtttttacttcaggtcatcttactgaccTAGATTACAACCTCATTGACACATTATCAACGCAAACTCTGACACACGAAATGTGTATCGTTAGAGTTGTATAAGGTGGACTTTTCTCAAAAAGCGACATTCTTAATAAAAGCCATTTCATTGGAGGAAATGTAGGTATCGTTCTAAGTAGTGTTCTTGTCCTGTAGCACTGAAGACAAATAGTAGCAGCATTCTATAAATTCAATGAGGGTATCTTTAcggtaaaatgtttatatgaaaaaaaaatgaatttctgaAGAGAAACAATATATGCAGTGAATCGGACGAACGGGATATTTATGAAGTGTGGCCATTTCTGTATGTTTGTCTCTCGTTAATTGTGTGTTGAACCATGTGATGTAACACAAACTCACATTAACCTTTACGTTGTTGTGCTTACTAGACTTCTTGCACATGTTACAGATTGGCTTAAGTTGATAGTAGATGTGTTCAGCTATTTATTAGAATAATGAAGAACTTTAAGGATACCaatcaatgtatttaataataagaCTAAAGCTTTAAGCATGCATTTATTGTAACCAAATATTGATGGTTCAAGAAAGTGTTCATTGGTCATTGTTCGGTTTAGGGTCACAAATGTCGATGACTTCTCATCTATCCCGAAAAGTTTGTCTGTCCAGTGAGTGTGATTGAGGCGAGCTGGGAAGCGCACGTCTCCAAGTACTGGTTCCACACGAGACCAGACGGGCACCTCTGGACGAAAGCGTTTCCTTGCAGGTCACACTGGATGAACTTGGTTGGATCGGGGTGCGAGAAGAACAGGGCCTGAGCGCTGATGGCTTGAGCAGTACACGGGTTAGCACCGTTCAAAAACCCTGCAAATTCGCAGTCATTTTCGTTCTTTAATACAAATTGACATAatctgatgattttttttaatttaactgaaatgtatgtaaataaacttgttttaagCCAAATGATATTTCTATAAACAAGTTTGACGTCCGCACCGCTTATGCTACTTTATTTAGGATAGCAAATCTCTTATCGGATTCAGACCTTTGAGAGTCCATTTACTTATTTCCCTTTGTTCTTAAAACTTGCTTTTAGAAACTACCTGTGACTGCAGCCAGATAACCAGGGTTCGCCACACCGCCTTGTAGTGTGTACACACACGATTGCCTGTTCTGGTCCCAGATGAGCTGATCAGGGCAGGTGATCACGCGAGCATTTCCGGCAGCGTCGCACTGGATGAATTGTTTGTTGCTATTCGCAACAGAGAAGAATATCCGGCCTGCTTGGAGGCTCTGTGCTGTGCATGGACTCGGAATGCCGAGAGAGGCGATGTAGGTCGGCTGGGCTAACAATCGCCTATAGAAGTAACGGAAACTGTAGCTGTTTTTGCCAGGTAATCTTTTATACATGTCTTGTAAGTAATTTTAGTATATGTTCTTCACATTGGAAGAAAACATAAATCTATCAAGCACAAAAATCACACAATATAAAGGAAGCAAGCAGGTTCATAATGAGCAATTTATATACGTTGTATTTGTACAAACCGTATGACTTCGTTCCCGAAAATGAATAGCTATGATATATTGCATTGCACAAGTGTTCAAATTTTGCTGGCTTTTATTGTAGGAA
The sequence above is drawn from the Mya arenaria isolate MELC-2E11 chromosome 14, ASM2691426v1 genome and encodes:
- the LOC128217402 gene encoding uncharacterized protein LOC128217402, which translates into the protein MNSVLFLTCVGVLCGLVQAVTVLDTDQEHADRSIVLPGSTLTRTSCQLQVATNPCVNNALQALNFPHPSDASKFLQCGLYERMYVVQCPTGELYDQATSSCFYRRLLAQPTYIASLGIPSPCTAQSLQAGRIFFSVANSNKQFIQCDAAGNARVITCPDQLIWDQNRQSCVYTLQGGVANPGYLAAVTGFLNGANPCTAQAISAQALFFSHPDPTKFIQCDLQGNAFVQRCPSGLVWNQYLETCASQLASITLTGQTNFSG
- the LOC128217401 gene encoding uncharacterized protein LOC128217401, which gives rise to MNSVLFLTCVGVLCGLVQAATVPDTDQEHADRSIVLPGSTLTRTSCQWQVATNPCVNNALQALNFPHPSDASKFLQCGLYERMYVVQCPTGELYDQATSSCISPKAIVAQPTYIASLGIPSPCTAQSLQAGRIFFSVANSNKQFIQCDAAGIARVITCPDQLIWDQNRQSCVYTLQGGVANPGYLLAVTGFLNGANPCTAQAISAQALFFSHPDPTKFIQCDLQGNAFVQRCPSGLVWNQYLETCASQLASFTLTGQTNLSG